A window of Clostridium botulinum BKT015925 contains these coding sequences:
- a CDS encoding acyl-CoA dehydrogenase, which produces MDFNLTREQQYVKQMVKEFVENEIKPIAAETDATGVFPMEVYKKLGKYGIVGLPYPKEYGGTGGDYLSYILAVEEISKACGTLGISYSVNTSLCCGAIYQNGTEEQKKKYLPDLCSGKKIGSFGLTEPNAGTDASGAQTVAVRDGDNYILNGQKCFITNSPLAETFVIFAITDRSKGTKGISAFIVEKDFPGISIGKIEDKMGIRGAQVGEIILEDCVVPAENLLGKEGRGFGIAMKTLDGGRIGVAAQGLGLAEGAFDAAREYMKERKQFGKQLYKFQGIAWRMADMDVRIEQSRHLLYLAAMDKNDGRPYSVSAARAKLSCTDTAMYVTTEAVQLFGGYGYIKDYPVERMMRDAKITQIYEGTNEVQRMVISGSIFR; this is translated from the coding sequence ATGGATTTTAATTTAACTAGAGAGCAACAATATGTAAAACAAATGGTAAAAGAATTTGTAGAAAACGAAATCAAACCTATAGCTGCTGAAACAGATGCAACAGGTGTGTTCCCAATGGAAGTTTACAAAAAGCTAGGTAAATACGGCATAGTTGGTTTACCTTACCCTAAAGAATACGGTGGAACAGGTGGAGATTACCTATCTTACATTTTAGCAGTAGAAGAAATTTCTAAAGCTTGTGGTACTCTTGGAATTTCCTACTCAGTTAACACTTCTTTATGTTGTGGAGCTATTTACCAAAATGGTACAGAAGAACAAAAGAAAAAATATCTTCCAGACTTATGCTCAGGAAAGAAAATAGGTTCTTTCGGATTAACTGAACCAAATGCAGGTACTGATGCATCAGGAGCTCAAACTGTAGCTGTAAGAGATGGAGATAACTATATATTAAATGGACAAAAATGCTTTATAACAAACAGCCCACTTGCTGAAACATTTGTTATATTTGCTATAACTGATAGATCTAAAGGAACTAAAGGAATATCAGCATTTATAGTTGAAAAAGATTTCCCAGGAATCTCAATTGGTAAAATTGAAGATAAAATGGGTATCAGAGGAGCACAAGTTGGAGAAATCATACTTGAAGATTGCGTAGTTCCAGCTGAAAACCTACTTGGAAAAGAAGGAAGAGGATTTGGAATCGCTATGAAGACTCTTGATGGAGGAAGAATTGGTGTTGCAGCTCAAGGTCTTGGATTAGCTGAAGGTGCATTTGATGCAGCTAGAGAATACATGAAAGAAAGAAAACAATTCGGAAAACAATTATATAAATTCCAAGGAATAGCTTGGAGAATGGCAGACATGGATGTAAGAATCGAACAATCTAGACACTTATTATACCTAGCTGCTATGGATAAAAATGATGGTAGACCATACTCAGTTTCAGCTGCAAGAGCTAAACTATCTTGTACAGATACTGCTATGTATGTTACTACTGAAGCTGTTCAATTATTCGGTGGATATGGATACATTAAAGATTACCCAGTAGAAAGAATGATGAGAGACGCTAAAATCACTCAAATCTACGAAGGAACTAACGAAGTTCAAAGAATGGTTATTTCAGGATCAATATTCAGATAA
- a CDS encoding electron transfer flavoprotein subunit beta/FixA family protein, whose protein sequence is MKIVVCLKQVPDTNQVKIDPVTGTLIREGVPSIINPEDKNALEEALRIKDENGATVTVISMGPPQAEAALREAMAMGADDAILISDRAFAGADTLATSHALAGALKKLDYDIIFAGRQAIDGDTAQVGPEIAEHLQLPQITYVEKVDVEGDKLTVRRALENGYEVLEVQTPCLLTAIKELNEPRYMDMRNVFGLFEKEVKVWSADDIDVDKALLGLKGSPTKVKRSMTKEAKGQGEVVNKPVKEAAAYAASKLKEKHYI, encoded by the coding sequence ATGAAAATAGTTGTTTGCTTAAAGCAAGTTCCAGATACAAACCAAGTTAAAATAGATCCAGTTACAGGAACACTTATAAGAGAAGGAGTTCCATCAATCATAAATCCAGAAGATAAAAATGCTCTAGAAGAAGCATTAAGAATAAAAGATGAAAACGGAGCTACTGTTACAGTAATAAGCATGGGACCTCCACAAGCAGAAGCTGCTTTGAGAGAAGCTATGGCTATGGGAGCTGATGATGCTATATTAATATCTGACAGAGCGTTCGCAGGAGCAGATACACTTGCAACATCTCATGCATTAGCAGGAGCATTAAAGAAATTAGATTATGATATAATTTTTGCAGGAAGACAAGCTATCGATGGAGATACTGCACAAGTTGGACCAGAAATAGCTGAACATTTACAACTTCCTCAAATCACTTATGTAGAAAAAGTAGATGTTGAAGGAGACAAATTAACAGTAAGAAGAGCACTTGAAAATGGATATGAAGTATTAGAAGTTCAAACTCCATGTCTTCTAACTGCAATTAAAGAATTAAATGAACCAAGATACATGGATATGAGAAATGTATTTGGATTATTTGAAAAAGAAGTTAAAGTATGGTCAGCTGATGATATAGATGTTGACAAAGCTTTATTAGGATTAAAAGGATCTCCAACAAAAGTTAAAAGATCAATGACTAAAGAAGCTAAAGGACAAGGTGAAGTAGTTAATAAGCCAGTTAAAGAAGCAGCAGCTTATGCAGCTTCAAAATTAAAAGAAAAACACTACATTTAG
- a CDS encoding DNA topoisomerase IV subunit A produces MSKKNMNIPKDNNIIKTSISEVMPENYLPYAVEVAKERALPDVRDGLKPVHRRILYGAYKLKATPDKPYYKSARIVGDILGKYHPHGDTSVYDAMVILAQNFTTRIPLIDGHGNWGSIDGDNAAAMRYTEARLTNPALEMLRDIDKDVVDMVSNYSDTELEPKVLPARFPNLLVNGAFGIAVGLATNIPPHNLRESIDATVAYIDNNDISTKELMNYIKGPDLPTGGIIIGEQALLSAYEKGEGRVTLRAKTSIEKLENDRYGIIIKEFPYRKNKSKILQTISEMTADKKHSKALENITDIRDESDRNGIRAVIEFKKSANVEVVERVLKYLFKKTELQCNISFNMVAIADGKPETLGLKAILKYYVEHQKEVVIRRSEKELEIAKKRFHIVEGFIKAIDIMDEILDTIRSSKSKKDSEQNLVNKFGFSMEQAQAIVELMLYKLTGLEIKVFEKEYKNLEKKIKALEKILSSEKELFKVVKKELEEVKEKYGDPRRTEIVHDDEQAKIDIEELILDEDIVITLSNEGYIKRVADKYYRRINPKVEDIEYREGDFNTYVLNGNTKDNMMIFTNQGNLYQIRISNIPEMKWKEKGERLDTLIKSLDIDKEKIIDIYINSELLPSKSFMFFTNRGVIKKSSLDKFKTNYSKLLALKLKDNEKLIDIKLVNTGHVEKYISVDTKNGLSFTVDIPRIEDSERNIMGTQIFNISNNDEVKSINYTDKFNISNFVVNINKNGSIKISNRINYKNFYGCYANSLSRLIIFGNKGNVYCVPAYMIQNIDSKGIKLNDLIDDFKQNEEEIVNIYSISELSDSTSVYFFTKSGYVKRTSLEEFNGENPCIKGYKFKKEEDTIINVLLANNDDKKDVILITKNAMGIRFEANNISYMGKIASGVTGISLRDNDEVIFAEFIDKKEEKDVINIDGEFKNKLNIECKDRIEAEIILENIKNQNRAGKGKKLINLELDDYVKFVK; encoded by the coding sequence ATGTCTAAAAAAAATATGAATATTCCAAAAGATAACAATATAATAAAAACTTCGATATCGGAAGTTATGCCTGAAAACTATCTTCCCTATGCTGTAGAGGTTGCAAAGGAAAGAGCGCTTCCAGATGTAAGAGATGGATTGAAACCGGTACATAGAAGAATATTATATGGAGCATATAAATTAAAAGCAACACCAGATAAGCCATATTATAAATCGGCTAGAATCGTTGGAGATATTTTAGGAAAATATCATCCGCATGGAGATACTTCGGTGTATGATGCTATGGTAATTTTAGCTCAAAATTTTACTACAAGAATACCTCTTATAGATGGTCATGGAAACTGGGGAAGTATAGATGGAGATAATGCAGCTGCTATGCGTTATACAGAAGCAAGGCTAACAAATCCTGCTTTAGAAATGTTAAGAGATATAGATAAAGATGTAGTAGATATGGTTAGCAATTATTCGGATACAGAATTAGAACCTAAAGTTCTTCCGGCTAGATTTCCTAATCTACTTGTAAATGGTGCTTTTGGTATAGCAGTAGGACTTGCTACAAATATTCCTCCACATAATCTTAGGGAGAGTATAGATGCTACTGTAGCTTACATAGATAATAACGATATTTCAACAAAAGAGCTTATGAACTATATAAAAGGACCAGATCTTCCAACGGGTGGAATAATAATAGGAGAACAAGCTTTACTTTCTGCTTATGAAAAAGGTGAAGGAAGGGTGACATTAAGGGCTAAGACAAGTATAGAAAAATTAGAGAATGACAGATATGGAATAATAATAAAAGAATTTCCCTATAGAAAAAATAAATCCAAGATACTACAAACAATATCTGAGATGACAGCCGATAAAAAACATAGCAAAGCATTAGAAAATATAACAGACATAAGAGATGAGTCAGATAGAAACGGTATAAGAGCAGTTATAGAATTTAAAAAATCTGCCAATGTAGAAGTAGTTGAAAGAGTATTAAAATATTTATTCAAAAAAACAGAACTTCAATGTAATATAAGTTTTAACATGGTAGCTATAGCAGATGGTAAACCTGAAACATTAGGTCTTAAGGCTATACTTAAATATTATGTAGAACATCAAAAAGAAGTAGTTATAAGGAGAAGCGAAAAAGAATTAGAAATAGCTAAAAAAAGATTTCATATAGTAGAAGGATTTATAAAGGCTATAGATATAATGGATGAAATATTAGATACTATAAGATCATCAAAGTCAAAAAAAGATTCAGAGCAAAATTTAGTTAACAAATTTGGATTTTCAATGGAACAAGCACAAGCAATAGTTGAACTTATGTTATATAAACTAACAGGTCTTGAAATAAAAGTTTTTGAAAAAGAATATAAAAATTTAGAAAAGAAAATAAAGGCTTTAGAAAAAATATTAAGTAGTGAAAAGGAACTTTTTAAAGTTGTGAAAAAAGAACTTGAGGAAGTAAAAGAAAAGTATGGTGACCCTAGAAGAACTGAAATAGTACATGATGATGAACAGGCTAAAATTGATATAGAGGAACTTATACTAGATGAAGATATAGTAATTACGTTATCTAATGAGGGCTATATAAAAAGAGTTGCGGATAAATACTATAGAAGAATAAACCCTAAGGTAGAAGATATAGAGTATAGAGAGGGCGATTTTAATACATATGTTTTAAATGGTAACACTAAAGATAATATGATGATTTTTACGAATCAAGGAAATCTATATCAAATTAGAATATCTAATATTCCAGAAATGAAATGGAAGGAAAAAGGGGAAAGATTAGACACATTAATTAAATCTTTAGACATAGATAAGGAAAAAATTATAGATATATATATAAATTCTGAATTATTACCTAGCAAAAGTTTTATGTTTTTTACAAATAGAGGAGTAATAAAAAAATCGTCATTAGATAAGTTTAAAACTAATTATTCTAAATTATTAGCATTAAAATTAAAAGATAACGAAAAACTTATAGATATTAAATTAGTGAATACTGGGCATGTAGAAAAATATATAAGTGTAGATACTAAAAATGGATTATCATTTACTGTAGATATACCTAGAATTGAAGATAGTGAAAGAAATATTATGGGTACGCAGATATTTAATATATCTAATAATGATGAAGTTAAATCTATTAATTATACAGATAAATTTAATATTAGTAATTTTGTTGTTAACATAAATAAAAATGGAAGTATAAAAATATCAAATAGAATAAATTATAAGAATTTTTACGGATGTTATGCAAATTCTTTAAGTAGATTAATTATTTTTGGAAATAAAGGTAATGTTTATTGCGTTCCCGCTTACATGATACAAAATATTGATTCAAAAGGAATAAAATTAAATGATCTTATAGATGACTTTAAACAAAACGAAGAAGAAATAGTAAATATATATTCAATTTCAGAATTAAGTGATTCAACTAGTGTTTATTTCTTTACTAAAAGTGGATACGTAAAAAGAACTAGTTTAGAAGAATTTAATGGAGAAAATCCTTGTATAAAAGGATATAAGTTTAAAAAGGAAGAAGATACAATAATAAATGTTTTATTAGCTAATAATGATGATAAAAAGGATGTTATTCTTATAACTAAAAATGCAATGGGAATAAGATTTGAAGCGAATAATATTAGCTATATGGGAAAAATAGCATCTGGTGTTACTGGCATAAGTTTAAGAGATAATGATGAAGTAATATTTGCTGAATTTATAGATAAAAAAGAGGAAAAGGATGTTATAAATATAGATGGAGAATTTAAGAATAAATTAAATATTGAATGTAAAGATAGAATAGAAGCTGAAATTATCTTAGAAAATATAAAAAATCAGAATAGAGCGGGAAAAGGTAAAAAGTTAATAAATTTAGAATTGGATGATTACGTAAAGTTCGTTAAATAA